In the genome of Cronobacter malonaticus LMG 23826, one region contains:
- the ppk1 gene encoding polyphosphate kinase 1, translating into MGQEKLYIEKELSWLSFNERVLQEAADKTNPLIERMRFLGIYSNNLDEFYKVRFAELKRRIIISEEQGSNSHSRHLLGKIQSRVLKADQEFDGLYNDLLLEMARNQIFLINERQLSENQQVWLRHYFKHYLRQHVTPTLINRDTDLVQFLKDDYTYLAVEIIRGESIRYALLEIPADKVPRFVNLPPETPRRRKPMILLDNILRFCLDDIFKGFFDYDALNAYSMKMTRDAEYDLVHEMESSLLELMSSSLKQRLTAEPVRFVYQRDMPDAMVQMLREKLSISRYDSIVPGGRYHNFKDFISFPNVGKANLINKPLPRLRHIWFDQFRNGFDAIRERDVLLYYPYHTFEHVLELLRQASFDPSVLAIKINIYRVAKDSRIIDSMIHAAHNGKKVTVVVELQARFDEEANIHWAKRLTEAGVHVIFSAPGLKIHAKLFLISRKEGDDVVRYAHIGTGNFNEKTARLYTDYSLLTADARITNEVRRVFNFIENPYRPVSFDYLLVSPQNSRRLLYEMIDQEIANAQQGLPSGITLKLNNLVDKGLVDRLYAASGSGVKVNLLIRGMCSLIPQLEGLSDNIQVISIVDRYLEHDRVYIFENGGDKRVYLSSADWMTRNIDYRIEVAAPLLDPRLKQRILDIIDILFSDTVKARYVDKELSNRYVPRGNRRKVRAQLAIYDYIKSLEQPE; encoded by the coding sequence TATCGAAAAAGAACTGAGCTGGTTATCGTTCAACGAACGCGTATTGCAGGAGGCGGCGGATAAAACCAACCCGCTTATCGAGCGCATGCGCTTTCTGGGCATCTACTCCAATAACCTTGATGAATTTTATAAGGTCCGGTTTGCCGAGCTTAAGCGGCGCATTATCATCAGCGAAGAGCAGGGTTCTAACTCCCATTCGCGCCACCTGCTGGGCAAGATCCAGTCGCGGGTGTTGAAAGCGGATCAGGAGTTTGACGGCCTGTATAACGATCTGCTGCTGGAGATGGCGCGTAACCAAATCTTCCTGATTAACGAACGCCAGCTTTCTGAAAACCAGCAGGTGTGGCTGCGCCACTACTTCAAACACTATCTGCGCCAGCACGTCACCCCGACGCTGATTAATCGCGACACCGATCTGGTGCAGTTCCTGAAAGACGATTACACCTATCTGGCGGTCGAAATTATCCGCGGCGAATCGATTCGCTACGCGCTGCTGGAGATCCCGGCCGATAAAGTGCCGCGCTTCGTGAATCTCCCGCCCGAAACCCCGCGCCGCCGCAAACCGATGATCTTGCTGGATAACATTCTGCGCTTCTGCCTGGATGACATTTTCAAAGGCTTTTTCGATTACGACGCGCTGAACGCCTATTCCATGAAGATGACGCGCGATGCGGAATACGATCTGGTGCATGAGATGGAATCGAGCCTGCTGGAGCTGATGTCTTCAAGCCTCAAGCAGCGCCTCACCGCCGAACCGGTGCGTTTCGTCTACCAGCGCGACATGCCGGACGCGATGGTGCAGATGCTGCGCGAGAAGCTCTCTATCTCGCGCTATGACTCCATCGTGCCGGGCGGTCGCTACCATAACTTTAAAGATTTCATTAGCTTCCCGAATGTCGGGAAAGCGAATCTGATCAACAAACCGCTGCCGCGCCTGCGCCACATCTGGTTCGATCAATTCCGCAACGGCTTTGACGCTATTCGCGAGCGCGACGTGCTGCTCTACTACCCGTATCACACGTTCGAGCATGTGCTGGAACTGCTGCGCCAGGCGTCGTTCGACCCGAGCGTGCTGGCCATCAAAATCAATATCTATCGCGTGGCGAAAGACTCGCGCATTATCGACTCGATGATCCACGCCGCGCACAACGGCAAGAAAGTAACCGTGGTGGTGGAGTTACAGGCGCGCTTCGATGAAGAGGCGAATATTCACTGGGCGAAACGCCTCACCGAAGCGGGCGTGCATGTGATCTTCTCAGCGCCTGGCCTTAAGATTCACGCCAAGCTGTTTCTCATCTCGCGTAAAGAGGGTGACGACGTGGTGCGCTACGCGCATATCGGCACCGGCAACTTTAACGAGAAAACCGCGCGCCTCTATACCGACTACTCGCTGCTGACCGCCGACGCGCGTATCACCAATGAAGTGCGCCGTGTGTTTAACTTTATCGAGAACCCTTACCGGCCGGTGAGCTTCGATTACCTGCTGGTGTCGCCGCAAAACTCGCGCCGCCTGCTTTACGAGATGATCGACCAGGAGATCGCCAACGCGCAGCAGGGGCTGCCGTCAGGGATCACGCTTAAGCTCAATAACCTCGTCGATAAAGGTCTGGTGGATCGCCTCTACGCGGCGTCCGGCTCCGGCGTAAAAGTCAACCTGTTGATCCGCGGCATGTGTTCGCTTATCCCGCAGCTTGAGGGCCTGAGCGATAATATTCAGGTCATCAGTATCGTTGACCGCTATCTTGAACATGACCGGGTCTATATTTTCGAAAACGGCGGCGATAAACGCGTTTATTTGTCGTCTGCCGACTGGATGACGCGTAATATCGACTACCGCATTGAGGTGGCCGCGCCGCTGCTGGACCCGCGCCTGAAACAGCGCATTCTGGATATTATTGATATCCTGTTCAGTGATACGGTAAAAGCCCGTTATGTGGATAAAGAACTGAGTAATCGCTATGTGCCGCGTGGTAATCGCCGCAAAGTTCGCGCACAATTGGCGATTTACGATTACATAAAATCTCTGGAACAGCCTGAATAA